The genomic stretch CCCTCGTCAGCGGGGCCGCCCCTGCCTACCTGCCCCACGTGCCGGGCGACGTCAGCGCCGCCGCCGCCAACGGGGACTGGGACACGGCCGTTCCCGGCGTCTCCGACGGCCCCTACGCGAACAAGCCGGACGAGGGGAACACCGCCACGCCCGTTCCCTACTTCTCCTCGTGGAGCACGGTCGGCCTGCCCAATTTCTTCACGCCGAACCGCATTCTTCCGTCCCCCGGCGTCTTCGGATCGCTGCCGACCGGCGTCAAGGCGGGAATCCCCTGGAAGACCCTTCTCTTCCGCCCCCAGCCCACGCACCCGGCCAACGCGACCGCGCCGAAGGATCATCTGATCATGGACTTGTTCACCATGCCCCAGGTCGAGCCGTTCGCCATCAGCGAGCGCCTCTCGACCACCGGCAAGATCAACATGAACTACCAGATCGTCCCCTACACCTACATCACGCGGAGCACCGCCGTCCGCGCTGCGATGAAGTCGGAGCAGATGGCCGCCGTCCTCACCACGGCGGGAAAGAACTACAAGAGCGTGACGACCTTCCCATCGCCCCGGACGGGACTGAACCTGAGCGACGTCGATGGCAGCCTGCGGGGTTTCGCGGCCCGCTTCGCGAACGGCGACATCTTCCGCTCCGCTACGGAAATCTGCGACCTCTACTTTGTCCCCTCGAACCAGTCGTGGACCAGCGATGCCGCCGCCACGGCATTCTGGACGGCCCACGGGCTGACCGGGGACAACGTGCGGGAGCGGCCCTATGCCGACCTCTATTCCCGGTTGACGACGAAGTCGAATAGCTATCAGGTCCATTACTTCGTCCAGGCGCTGAAGAAGCGGGGCGGGAGCGCGCCCGCCCTGTGGGAGAACGACAAGGACGTGGTCCTCGGCGAGGAGCGGGGTTCCGTCGTCCTCGAGCGCTATCTCGACACGACGAATGCGGCCCTGCCCGATTTCGCCAGCCAGCCTCAGACAGGTTCCCTGGAGTCCTATTACAAATTCCGCGTCGGGCAGGCTTCCGTCTTCAATCCATGAAAGCCCCAGCCTCCCGCTCCTCTTCCCCGCGCGGTTTCAGCCTGATCGAGGTGATGGTCGTCCTGGCCATCATCGTCACGGTGGCTTTCCTTGCCGTTCCGGCAGTCAGGCAGATGATGGGAGGCCGGGGTTTGACGGCGACAGGATCGGCCATCGCCAACAACCTCCAGCTGGCGCGGCAGTCCGCGTTGCTGCAGAACCGTCCGATCGAAGTGCGGTTCTATTTCCTGCCGGGGCCTGACGGCGAGGGGGGGCGTCATTACCGGGCCTTCCAGCTCTTCCGCATCGAGGATACGGGAGCCGTTCCGACGACCCGCATTCTTTTCTTTTCCAAATCGATCATCCTGACGGAATCCCCGAGCACGACCTCGCTCCTTTCCCTTCCGGGCCAGCCGCTGGACGGGGCGACAACAGGTGTGAAGCTGCCCGGCGTCGGGGTCGGCTATCAGTATCTCTCCTTTCGATTCCGCCCGTCGGGCGACACCAACCTGGACATCACTCAAAAATGGTTCCTGACCGTCGTTTCGGAAAATGCGCCCACCGTCGTCGAAGGTCTGCCCGCCGATTTTTTGACGATCCAGCTCGACCCGACGAGCGGGAAGGCGGTGACGCTTCGTCCCTGAAATGGGGTTGCGCAACGGCGTGCGTGATGGAGGGTTTGGTTGTTTCGTGTGCGCTCCGTAGTGTGAAAATCGCGATGAAAACCCTCCCTTCGTTCGTCCTCATTCAGGCTTTCCCTTTGCTCAGGCCAAGGATGGCCGCGCCGCCGTTGATTTCGGCCGTTCTCCCTCCCACCGGATGCTTCGCTCGCCGTTTTCGCCCCGCCTGATATAAATCTCCCTATCTTCGGTTTCCTCTCATGTTGCGTTTTTCCCTTTTCGGCGTTTCTGCCCTCTCCCTGTTCCTGGGTGTCTCCCTTCTCCGTGCCGATGCGCCCACGCCGGACGACGCTCTGTGGCTGAAGGTAAAGGGCCCGAATATCGTGACCTCGCCGACCAGCGACGGCGGCGAGCGCCCCTTCGTTCCCGTCGGGATCGGCTACTGCCGCGACGTCATCATCCGGGCGCAGGACGACGAGGTGATGAAGTTCTGCAAGGCGCATAGCCTCAACACGGTCCGCCTCTGTTTCTACGTCCGGCTCTTCAACGGCCGCAAGGACAAGCCGATCGACATCGATCAGCATCTCCGCGACTTCGTCGATCCCGTCGTCCAATCGGCGCGCCGGAACGGCATCTACGTCATCCTTGACGACCACGAGTACCTCAGCTCCCAGATCGACGAACTCAACGCCCGCGGGAAACAGAAGACGGTCCCCTGGAACGAGGAGGAGATGCAGCAATGGACCGACGGGTGGGCCAAGGTCGCCCAGCGCTACCGCGACGAGCCCTACGTCCTCGGCTACGAGGTGATGAACGAGCCCCACGGCATTGCCCCCGAAGAGGCGAGGGAAAAACTCACCCGCGCCCTCAAGGCGATCCGCGCCGTCGACACCCGTCACATTGTCATCCTCGGCAACTGCGATTGGTCCCACTCCCGCACGATGGAACCGACGTGGGGGCCGGTGGCGTCCACGGTCGACAGCCCGTACAACAATGTCGCCTTCTCCTTCCACGACTATCCCCAGGACGACTATCCCTGGAAAGTTCAGAAGAGCATCACGACGTTCCGCGACGCGCACCAGGTGCCCGTCCTCTGCACCGAATTCGGCGCGACGCATTGGAACAAGAGCGAGACGGTCTGCCGCGAGCACGAGGCCGGGCTCCTGGCCCTGTTCGCGCAGGAGCGCGTCGGATGGATGATCTGGGCGCTCAAGGTGCTCCAGGACAATCCCCGCAATTCCTACAACGAGACCGACAAGGTCGGGTTCGGGCCGCCGAAGCAGTTCGATTCATGCGCCTACAGCGATCTGTGGCCTCCCGTTGCTCGGATCATGGCCTCGCCGATGCCGACCAAGGGCAAGGCGGTCCCGGACGCCGCTGCATCCAAATAAGCGAACTCCTGTCCCGCGCCCACCCGATGCGGTTGGCGCAACGGAGTGCGCGGATAGGGGTTTGTGAATGCCTCTTCCTCGGCTCCATCCTCATTTCATTCCCTCCCTCCTACCGATGAAAGCCCAGCCCTTCTTTCCCGACCTGCTCTTCCCCAAGCCGTCCGCTTTGCCTCCGCTGCCCGGAAACTGGCATCGGTGCGGCCGGATCGAGGTTCTCGAACGAAGCGAAGGAGTCGAGATGTCGGAAGGATTCTGCGTCGCGGACCATGACCACGGGGACGGCGAAATCGTCTTCCGGGTCTGCGCGCCGAAGGAGGTTGCGGAAGTCCAGATCTGGGCGGGTTTTCGCGCGAAGGACCGCCACCACCGCTACGTCGTTGCGCTGCGCGGGGGGAATAACGATCAGCTCTACCTCGCCCGCTACGGATCGAACGGTGGATCCCGGTTCCTCGGGATCGCGCCTCTCGGGTTCCATCCCGAGCCCGGGATCTGGTATCGCCTGCGCGTGGTTCTGGAGAGGAACCGCATCCGCGTTTTCCTCGGTGATGAAGCGGAGGCCCGCATCGACGTGATCGACGATGACGGGGGATGGACCGAGGGGGCGGTGGTCCTGGGAGGCGGCTATCTTCCCGCCGTGTATGCGCCGCCGGAGATTGGAAAGGTCCTTGTCGCGGGGGCCGGGGGTCGGATCGCTGCGAAGGAGTCGGAACCTTTGGGGCGGGAACGGCAGCGCCGCCGACAGCGTGCCGCGTATCGCGGTGCGCGGATCGCTTCCGTGGGAGAAGGCCGGACCGAGATCTCCCTCGACGGGGAGTGGCTTTTCGCGCCTGGACAGGAACTCGACGACGAGGCGCAGCCCGTCGGGATCGATGCGGACGATTCGGGTTGGCACCTGCTTCCCGTCCCCAATCTCTGG from Verrucomicrobium sp. GAS474 encodes the following:
- a CDS encoding cellulase family glycosylhydrolase, with amino-acid sequence MLRFSLFGVSALSLFLGVSLLRADAPTPDDALWLKVKGPNIVTSPTSDGGERPFVPVGIGYCRDVIIRAQDDEVMKFCKAHSLNTVRLCFYVRLFNGRKDKPIDIDQHLRDFVDPVVQSARRNGIYVILDDHEYLSSQIDELNARGKQKTVPWNEEEMQQWTDGWAKVAQRYRDEPYVLGYEVMNEPHGIAPEEAREKLTRALKAIRAVDTRHIVILGNCDWSHSRTMEPTWGPVASTVDSPYNNVAFSFHDYPQDDYPWKVQKSITTFRDAHQVPVLCTEFGATHWNKSETVCREHEAGLLALFAQERVGWMIWALKVLQDNPRNSYNETDKVGFGPPKQFDSCAYSDLWPPVARIMASPMPTKGKAVPDAAASK
- the vccD gene encoding Verru_Chthon cassette protein D, translating into MKAPASRSSSPRGFSLIEVMVVLAIIVTVAFLAVPAVRQMMGGRGLTATGSAIANNLQLARQSALLQNRPIEVRFYFLPGPDGEGGRHYRAFQLFRIEDTGAVPTTRILFFSKSIILTESPSTTSLLSLPGQPLDGATTGVKLPGVGVGYQYLSFRFRPSGDTNLDITQKWFLTVVSENAPTVVEGLPADFLTIQLDPTSGKAVTLRP